The window TGTGGTCCCCACATTCAGCTGCAGCACGGGCGCTAATGTGCTGCTTGTCACTGTGATATAAGAATCGGCCGAGGTCACACTTGTGACCGTACCTCCACCCGCTCCGACAGTTCCCTGACAGGTCAAAGCAGTTCCGTCCCAAGACAGAAAGGTGCCCGCAGCACAAGTCGGTAGACCTGTTTTGATAACAAATTCGGAAGCCTCTTTGCCATCCAACTGGGCCGCGGAGATTGCAAAAGGAACCGAGTGAATCTCCATCGCCGGAGTGATCGAACGCCACGTACTTCCTTCGTAAAATTGCACACGCAATTTGCGTGAACTGCCGATCGCAGGTGTGACAGGTGCGGCCCCATCACAACTTATAGATTTACCGTCAACAAATGCATCACTCAGCTTGAAAGAGGGCGCCAGTGGAAACTGTTTTACACCAGTCCCAACCGCCACGTCGAAAACACCTTTCGTCGTGGATAGATCAACACCATTGAGCTGCTCACGATACATCACACAAGATTCATCCGAGTTCGTAATCTCGAATGAAAAACTGACGTTGCTGGCGCTCAAAGGGCTCCCATCTGTTTTAAGGATGCGACCTTGATAGTTCAAAGAACTCGGAGCCGCTGACGCCAAAATAGAGAAGAGCATAATAAGGAAAGACGTTCCATATTTCATACAGATCTCTTCGGTGTACTTTGACCAGGTCTTAACTGGACGATTTTAGAATCATTGAGGTTTTTGACCTAAAAGCTTAAAAAAATGTTCGCTAAAAAGCACTTAGCGGATAAAAATTAGCCGCCTATTCATCTCCGTTAAGAAGCCTGTTTCCAGGCGAATCCATTAATAATAAATATTCGCATTGTTCTGAGAATTCATTCAGCCCAAAAGGGGTCCAATACAAAGTTTTTTGATACGCCCCCTGCCTAAACCACGCGCCTCCAGCTAAGCGAAATCAATGATGTCTTTTTGTCATGTTTAGTCTGTATTTATTCTTTATTTCCGCTGATACAGTCTTTGTCTGATCCATAAACAAGTGCCCCCTCACTTGCTATCGAAAGAAGAGCCTAGGGCCTCATCAAGCCTAAGGCTCTTCTTTCGAGGGTCACATATAACCACAAAGTTTACTTCAGGAAATAAATTCAACCGGGTAGATCTCGGGATGTCTTTCGATTAGTGTTCATTTTTTGAACACCCACGAGGGGGGGGGGGATTCTCCGATGACTGTGATTTTCCGATTTGTTTTAAGCTTCACTCTCATGACGCCGTTGTTGAGCCATGCCGATATTTTTGGCCCTGATGATCGAAAAGATCCACTACAAGTGCCGTCCAAGTCCCACCTTGCGAACTCGGTTGCGGTGGGTGTTTTAAGCAGCCTATGGACTGATCTGGGTAATGGTTTCTCGTCGCTAGAAGCCAACAGAATGAATGAATTCATGTGCCAAGACGAACGTTTCTCTGAGGAAAACAGCATTGCCTACGCTTGTTCAGGTTTTCTAGTGGCACCGGATCTCTTAGTGACGGCTGGACACTGTGCCGTTAACTTCGGCGAGATCCACCATGTTACTGATCAATACTGCGAAGTTTATACTTGGCTGTTCGACTACAATAGCAAAATGAATCTCCGAAAAATCAGCAATGACAAGATTTATCGATGCAAAGAAATCATCTACGCCACACTCAGTGAAGCAGAAGAAGTTCAGGACTTCGCACTCATTCGTCTGGATCGTCACACCGTCAATAGAACGCCTTTTAAAATTGCCGACCACCCTATTCAGATGAATGACTCAGTCGCCTTGTTAGGTTTCCCTATGGGACTTCCCCTGAAATTCGCCGACAACGCCAAAGTATTTTCTCCCAATCATCGCGGTCGATCCTTTTTAACGGATCTAGATGCTTTTTCAGGGAACAGCGGTGGTCCCGTTCTTAATGCAAAAGATGAGGTCGTGGGCCTTCTTATCGCGGGCAATCCCAGTAACTCAACCTACACCGACCCAGTCCAAAGATGCGAAAGATACAACTCCTGTGATTCGAACGGGGAAAACTGCAAGGCTTTTTCTCCACACTTCCCTCTTCAGGGCTTTCCGAACACTTTCTCTGAAGTACAAAGCCTGCTGTTTTATCGCGATGTTATTTTAAAAAGTATGGTCTTAAAATAAAAAGTTCAGGAAAAAACTTCCGTTACAACCAAACTGACGGTGTGGTGACTTCCTATTCGTGAACTCGCCAACACAATGGGTACAATGTGGTATCCGTTGTGGTCCCCGTCTGGACAAACACTCGTCGTCAATCAGGTCTCATTTTACATGCTTACACATTCGTGGTTATATAACCGACTAAAATAAAGTCTGAGGTGATTTGCTTGTTGAAATTGAGCCTTCAGTGCCTTGTAGCTTTCGCTGTGTTTTTCTGGAACTCCCCAACTCCCTTTGCACAAAAAAAACACTCCTTAAAAGTCATTAATGTTGGCACATCCGAAATTCCGCCTTACTTGAGTTCCTCCATGAAAAAAGGTGGAGCCCTGGTTTATTCTATGGAAAAAATATTTGCGCAGATTGGGTATAAGCCCGTTGTCCATTATGTCTCTTGGAATAGAACCCGGATCATGGCCGAAAAAGGGGAAATCGACTGCTACGCCCCTACCATCAGAAACGACCTTCTGCCCGGATTTACTTTCTTTAAAACCTCCTCAAAGGTTCCGTGGGTGATCATTCAACGAAAAGAAAAGCCGATTGAATGGCATAAGCTATCTGACCTTTATAAGTACGAAGTGGGTCGTGTGCTTGGCTACTATCTTCGCGACGAGGAACGACAGATCTACACACATGGTGTGAAGGTTCAAAGTACGACAGATAACTCTAAAAATCTTCTTATGGTGGCGACAGGACGCATCGATTATGCCGTTATTGACCCCATTGTCTTTTCTTTCCTCATGCAGACTGATCCCAGCCTGATTCCATATAAAGACAAGTTGGAAATCAACAAACAGCCGCTGAGTCTCTCCGACTATGGCATTGCCATAAGAGACAGCAAAAAATTTGTGGGATTAAAAGATCTCCTGCAAAAACCCGAGACGATTGAAAAGCTTAATCGCTATGTAATAGAATACTTAACAAATAAAGATTATATACAAAACTTTATTCTGCCAGGATCGTGATAGCTTCCAAGTTGCAGACTCACTGCGAGTGTTACCTTCTGACATCAAAGAACCCCTAAAATTTCTTAGGGGTTCTGCGAACACTGAAAGGACTTCTGTTCGTTATCTTGGCGGGCTTAGTTGCTGGTAGTTGATTGGACTATAGTCATCTGCTTTTTCCATTTTAATCTTACAGTATTTTTCAACAGTCTTGACGATATTCCAAAGTTCGGTGGTGCGATTGATGTAGGGATTGAAGGGATACCAGCCGGCATATTGCATCGTTTGACCATAAACATAACTCACCGTTGTTGGATTCAAATAGTTACTATCTACGACTTTTAAATCATAACCATTTTTAGTCTTAACCATGTCCACCACGAGCCACGCGTGCGCGACGACTCCAGGCATTTGTAAATACTGATAAACAACCTGGCCGCGTTTTACGATACGTTCATAAAGTCGGTCCATAATGGAATCGATAAGAGCCGGATCGACACCTTCCAGACCACCAATATTCCCACCTACAAAGCCCAAGCCTAATACACCGTGAGTGATTTGCCAGCTTTCCAGAAGACCTTGAATTTTCGTTCTATAATCAGAAGTAAATTCACGGAAATTTCTATACCCTGGAATTTCGACAACAGAGTTACCGCTTTTAAGTTTACTTAAAATTTTGTCGACTTCGGCATCTGAGGGGCGCGGAAGATCTGGACGATAAATTGCCATATAAGTAGCGTTTCTCGTAAGGCGGGAATGCCACCAGCAAACTCCTCCATTAAGCAAGCCGCCTTCATTTGTAAAGGCCATAATATTTTCTTCATTGAGCAACAGGGACTGGAAATAGTGTGGATTCTTCGCCGCCTGTTTACAAAACTCGGCTTTTGATGTCGCTGCTCGCACTCCCGACAACTTAAAAGAATCCGCGAATGCACCAGTAGTTACCAGCAATGAAAGGGCCACAGACATTAAAGTAATGATTTTCATAGACATCTTAAATACCTCAATCGCCGTTGTTCTCAGATGGAACTTATTTTCCTGTAGCTGACAACGGTCTGAATGGGAGTTGCGATTGCGATATTTGTACCAAGGCGAAATCGACTCAGTCCTCTTACAGAACGAGAACTCTATGATTTCTTCAAAGAATGGCCTAGATCGTCACTTGATCGCTGAGAGAACTTCTGACCCGTTTCACTGTCGGCCAATTAAGAAAATAGAAACTCCATTTTACTTAATATATATGCCGTTGTTCCTCCACAAAAAGGGTGTTATGCACCACCTCAATAAGGAGCCGCCATGAAACATCTGATTACATTTTTACTTCTATTTACTCCAGTTCAGAAAATCTACGCCCAGAATATCGCGGGATGGGATTCTTCAATGGGTATAGACAAAGCTTCGACGATCGATATGCTGGAAGAAAACGTCGCGAAAGAGTACGAGCTCAGTGATGAGCGCTACTATTGCGATCTAGTTGAAACCCGGGATCATGAGTTGCTTGTCAGAGCAAAAACGGAATTCAGATTTCTCATCAGCAGTAAGGCTTATTTCCAAGGGAATAGTTGCCCAAAGAAGGCCAACCTTCATTGTGAAACAACTTTTATCAGAGACGGTTCGGGCTCTTGGCTTGCGCAATCCAGTGACTGCGAGTGAACATCATCATGCGCACAAGGACGTGTAAGCATTGCTCGCTCCGCGAGCATTCATCTTTAAAATCTTGGCTGAATACGCGAGTTTTGCTCAGCCGACTTATTTAGGAAAATTCAAAAAAAGTACTTCCTGCGAGCTAAATTTCAACTCGACATCGAAGGTACGGTGTCGCAAAAGGGCTTATGGAAAAACACTAGACATCGACTTCTTCGGCAAACCCTCCTTAATTCCAGTTCATATTGGCAGACTTGTGGCAAATCAAAGGTTTGTTGGATTGGAAAGCCCCCGCTGAGCGAAGGATGTTCTAATGAAATTACTTTTGAAACTCGCAGCCTTTTTGCCGTTTCTCATTTTGAGTCAACGGGTATTCGCCGCCACTTTTGAAGTCAAAGAGGTTCCTCGTTCGGAAATGGAGAGCTTCTTCACAATTAAAATCTCAGGAGAAGTCACTCCCGGATTTGCAGCTCAACTTGATTCAGAATTTTCTAAAATAGATCCCGCCAAAGAAGTGTTACTACATTTGAACTCTCCGGGTGGCTTGGTCGATGAGGGACTTGAGGCTATCCAGATTATCAAACAACAAAAAGAAAAAGGCCGCGTTGTTGAAACCACTGTGGAAAATGGCGACAAGTGCGGCAGCATTTGCGTCCCGATTTATGTTCAAGGTAAGAACCGATACGCCGGTGAGGTAGCGGCATTTATGTTCCATGGCGCAAGACCCTGGCATTCCAACATCCCCAACAAAAGAAAAACCGAGGAACTCCTTAACAAGTTTGTTGAAGCTGGTGTCTCCGAAGCCTGGTTGAAGAAGCTTTTCGGCCTTGGCGTATTTAGCGAGCCCGGAGAATACTGGGTCTCTGGCAAAGAACTTTCTGCCGAAAGATCCAATGTCGTCACTGAGTTGATACCTAAGCATGTTAAGTTTAAACCTCAACGACTTCCGATTGATCCCAATATGGGCCCTCGCTAGTACAACGGAGAAGCAAAAAATGAGCGCCAAACAAAACAAATACGACACTGCAATTCGCGGCCTGCTAGAAGGAGCCTCCCAGATAGCTGCAGAATATTCCCGAGATATACGCGATATTCAGTCTCCGCAACTTGATAATGTTTTAGAGCAAAAGCTAGTGACATTCCGATTGGCGATGAAAATTGGCAACGGGCGTTTTTTAAACGAACAAGACATCAATCCAAACCTCGCAACGTCTTCCTTTATGAAGGGGGAATGTTACTTCGTTCGTGGCTCCATCCTTCTGCAAAAAAAATCCTTCGGCGACGCTTCTTATAATTTTGAAGCTGCCGCAAAGGAATATGAAGCCTGTGACAAAACGGCAAACTCCTTATTGTGCCAATTCAATTCACTTATCGCTCTGATTAATGGTGGGCTTGTGAAAGCCCCCAAAGCCATTTTTCTCTGCAATAGAATTCTGGCTCAAGCCGAACAAAAAAATATCTATATCATTCAGGGACTGGCGCTAAGACAGAAGTCCTACATTTATTTTCAACAGAAAAGCTATTTAGCCAGTTTGGCTGAAATCGAAAAGGCCATTTCCCTCTTTGAGGTGCATGGTCCGGCGTCGGATTATCATCTTTCTCTTGTTCATGCCGCTGACTGCTGTTTCGACTTAAAGGATCTGAACCGAGCCCATATGTTTTTGGACTATATTCCAACTGAGCATGACAATCGGGTCGAATTCCCGTTGGCTTATGTACGAGCTCGAATAAGCAATTCGACATTAGATACGCAGTTGTTCGCTGACATCAACCCGCACTGGTTACATCGCTATGAGAACCATATCCAC is drawn from Bdellovibrio sp. ArHS and contains these coding sequences:
- a CDS encoding serine protease — protein: MTVIFRFVLSFTLMTPLLSHADIFGPDDRKDPLQVPSKSHLANSVAVGVLSSLWTDLGNGFSSLEANRMNEFMCQDERFSEENSIAYACSGFLVAPDLLVTAGHCAVNFGEIHHVTDQYCEVYTWLFDYNSKMNLRKISNDKIYRCKEIIYATLSEAEEVQDFALIRLDRHTVNRTPFKIADHPIQMNDSVALLGFPMGLPLKFADNAKVFSPNHRGRSFLTDLDAFSGNSGGPVLNAKDEVVGLLIAGNPSNSTYTDPVQRCERYNSCDSNGENCKAFSPHFPLQGFPNTFSEVQSLLFYRDVILKSMVLK
- a CDS encoding transporter substrate-binding domain-containing protein — protein: MFFWNSPTPFAQKKHSLKVINVGTSEIPPYLSSSMKKGGALVYSMEKIFAQIGYKPVVHYVSWNRTRIMAEKGEIDCYAPTIRNDLLPGFTFFKTSSKVPWVIIQRKEKPIEWHKLSDLYKYEVGRVLGYYLRDEERQIYTHGVKVQSTTDNSKNLLMVATGRIDYAVIDPIVFSFLMQTDPSLIPYKDKLEINKQPLSLSDYGIAIRDSKKFVGLKDLLQKPETIEKLNRYVIEYLTNKDYIQNFILPGS
- a CDS encoding ATP-dependent Clp protease proteolytic subunit, coding for MKLLLKLAAFLPFLILSQRVFAATFEVKEVPRSEMESFFTIKISGEVTPGFAAQLDSEFSKIDPAKEVLLHLNSPGGLVDEGLEAIQIIKQQKEKGRVVETTVENGDKCGSICVPIYVQGKNRYAGEVAAFMFHGARPWHSNIPNKRKTEELLNKFVEAGVSEAWLKKLFGLGVFSEPGEYWVSGKELSAERSNVVTELIPKHVKFKPQRLPIDPNMGPR